One window of the Sparus aurata chromosome 17, fSpaAur1.1, whole genome shotgun sequence genome contains the following:
- the LOC115566911 gene encoding sialic acid-binding Ig-like lectin 14 gives MAAALTVLLIGCLLQTALCGQFKTIIPKTIEVLSGSCVTIPCSFHVETGFNSNIDETCRALWKSDLQTVVFDSSNSQSNTIQGELKGDLTRKDCSTTLNNMRPEHSKEYFLRVECNNFRHSFVDQKLHIAVTDVPPSPTLTPSTLKVEEGTSVSLKCSAPAPCLSHPPALTWSSSLGHIQESLQENQDRTKVQTSVLTFTASRLHHGKEISCTAVYKKQDGSSQSNSTSLTADISFAPQILSSYDCIQTADQLNCSCETVGNPPPALQWYLDGLPVNHSDRFAISSEPLNVSGLSSIITVSQP, from the exons atggctgcagctctgactgTCCTTCTCATTGGCTGTCTGCTGCAAA ctgcCCTGTGTGGACAGTTCAAGACCATAATACCGAAGACTATAGAGGTTCTGAGTGGATCCTGTGTGACCATCCCCTGCTCCTTTCATGTAGAGACCGGATTTAACTCAAACATTGATGAAACATGTAGAGCACTGTGGAAATCTGATCTacagactgttgtgtttgacagcagTAATTCACAATCAAATACAATACAAGGAGAACTGAAAGGAGACTTAACAAGAAAAGACTGCAGCACAACCCTGAACAACATGAGACCTGAGCACAGCAAAGAATATTTCTTAAGAGTGGAATGTAATAACTTCAGACATAGTTTTGTTGACCAGAAGTTGCACATTGCAGTCACAG ATGTTCCACCCTCACCGACTCTGACTCCGTCCACattgaaggtggaggagggaaccTCAGTGAGTTTGAAGTGCTCTGCTCcagctccctgtctgtctcatcctccagctctgacatgGAGCTCCAGCCTGGGTCACATTCaggagtcactgcaggagaaTCAGGACAGAACTAAAGTCCAGACCTCTGTTCTGACCTTCACTGCTTCTCGCCTTCATCATGGAAAGGAAATCTCCTGTACTGCAGTCTACAAGAAACAAGATGGCAGCTCTCAATCAAATAGCACAAGTTTGACAGCTGATATTTCAT TTGCTCCACAGATCCTGTCCTCATATGACTGCATTCAAACTGCAGACCAGCTCAACTGTTCCTGTGAGACTGTGGGgaatcctcctcctgctctacAGTGGTATTTGGATGGGTTACCTGTCAATCACTCTGACAGGTTTGCCATCAGCAGTGAGCCTCTAAACGTCTCAGGTCTGAGCAGCATCATCACTGTGAGTCAACCATAA